The region GAACGGGGGGAAATGATTGAGCGTGGGGTGAAGCGGGTGGGGATGTTTTCGTGGAAGAAAACGGTGGCGGATCATGTGGAGATTTATCGCAGGCTGAGGGGGAAATGATTTTGACGCAGAGGTGGAGGGAGAGAAGAAACCGATTTGACGCAGAGGCGCAGAGACGCAGAGGCGCAGAGGGGGGAAAGAAATTTGGGGTTGGGGGAATGGGGATTGGGGGCGGTGATTGATTTTTGTGGTGAGGGTTGGGTGGCTCGGCGAGATAATTAGTGATGAGTGGTGTTCCTAAAATTTCGATTTGTTTGCCGAGCCTGAATACGCGGCCGTATTTGATGGAGCGGTTTCAGTCTATTTTTGACCAGACGTTTCAGGATTGGGAGTTGATCGTTTGTGACAGTTTTTCGGATGATGGATCGTGGGAGTTGATTCAGGAATTGGCGGCGAAGGAGTCGCGCATGCGGATTTATCAGACGCCGCGCAAGGGTGTCTATGCGGGGTTCAACGATTGCATCGAGCGGGCGCGCGGCGATTATATTTATATCGCGACGAGCGATGACACGATGTCGCCGGAATGCCTGGAACGCATGGCGGCGGCGCTGGAGGCAAATCCGGATTGTGGCATTGCCCATTGCTGCCTGGATTTCATTGATCAGCAGAGCCGGAAAGTAGCGGGTGAGCATCAATGGGAACAGTGGTTCAGCACGCGGTTTTTTGGCGAGTGGAATAAGAAGAGCCATATCCGCCCGCGCGGCCACGACACGGTTCTGGCGATGGGATTGCGAAGTGTTTATTATTCGGTGACGCAGTTATTGATTCGGCGAAGCTTGTTTGCCGAGGCGGGTTTGTATGAAACGAAGTGGGGTCCGTTTGGCGATCTGGAATGGCAGATGCGAGCGGCGTTGGTAACGAAAACGGTGCATGTGCCGGAATATCTGGCGACGTGGAGGATTCACGAGAAACAGGCATCGCAAATGGACCAGCATATCAAGGCGGTGCGCAAGGGATGGTTTTTGGAAATTGCGGATTCGGTGATTCGATTTTCGCGAGTAAAGAATTTGCCCTTTGCGGGCGGGTTGCCAACGCGGTTGCGGCGATTTTATGGGATGGAATGGATCGGCGCGAAGGTGAGCGAAAGAAAAAATGTTTTTGGGAAACTGAATGTCCTATTTCAAACCCTGGGCGCGGACCCGACACTGACGATTTCGTTTCTTAAAGAGCGCATAGAAACGAAAATATTTCACAAGCAAAAGGACTATGAAAAGGAATTGCGGACGGAATTGAATCTGGCGGGGTTGAATGCGTTGCTGGCTGTGAAATGAGTTTGGAAAAAAATCCCGATCTGAGGGCTGCGCTGGGCCAGGCGGCTAAGGCGATGATAAGTGAGGTCCTGAAGGAGGCGAGCGGGATGAATGAATTCGCGGAGA is a window of Verrucomicrobiia bacterium DNA encoding:
- a CDS encoding glycosyltransferase; the encoded protein is MSGVPKISICLPSLNTRPYLMERFQSIFDQTFQDWELIVCDSFSDDGSWELIQELAAKESRMRIYQTPRKGVYAGFNDCIERARGDYIYIATSDDTMSPECLERMAAALEANPDCGIAHCCLDFIDQQSRKVAGEHQWEQWFSTRFFGEWNKKSHIRPRGHDTVLAMGLRSVYYSVTQLLIRRSLFAEAGLYETKWGPFGDLEWQMRAALVTKTVHVPEYLATWRIHEKQASQMDQHIKAVRKGWFLEIADSVIRFSRVKNLPFAGGLPTRLRRFYGMEWIGAKVSERKNVFGKLNVLFQTLGADPTLTISFLKERIETKIFHKQKDYEKELRTELNLAGLNALLAVK